A segment of the Nitrospirota bacterium genome:
TGTCTGATGTCAGAGGGTTTTCTCTTGAGTCCCAGTTTTTTCATGCCCGCTGCAACTGCTCCCGAGGAGACTACAATCACCTCGTTTCTCATGGAATGTACCTCCGAGATGTCTCTTCCCAGCGCCCCTATTCTTGATTCATCAAGGCTGTTGCCGGTAGTGAGGAGGCTGCTTCCTATTTTTATGACTGTCCTCATTTTTTTTCCTGCTCTCTCAGTTTCTTGACCTCCAGTGCAAGATGGGAGACCAGCTCCTTGACCCCTCTGGCTGTCATGGCGGATATTTCAAAATATGGTATATCCTTCATTTTACAATATTCCCTCAATATTTTGACCCGCTCTTTTAAGGCAATATCCGTCTTTGTTGCAACAACTATCTGTGGCCTCAGGCTGAGCTCCTTGCTGTAAAGCTCCAGTTCACGGTTAACCTTAAGCAGGTTGTCAACAGGGTCACCAGCGGTCATCTCCGAGACATCCACGAGGTGTACGAGGAGCTTAGTCCTTTCAACGTGTCTGAGGAACTGGAAGCCGAGTCCTGCACCCCTGTGCGCACCTTCGATCAGTCCCGGTATATCGGCAACCACAAAGCTCTGAAAATTCCCGGTCTTGACTACCCCGAGATTTGGTTTCAGGGTGGTGAAGGGATAATCAGCTATTTTGGGCCTTGCCGAGGATATGGCGGCTATAAGTGTGGATTTTCCGGCATTGGGAAGTCCGATGAGTCCGACGTCGGCAAGGAGTTTAAGCTCGAGAACAATCTTTCTTTCTTCCCCGGGTTCTCCGGGCTGGGCAAACCTCGGAGCCTGTCTTGTGGATGTGGCAAAATGGGCATTTCCGAGTCCGCCCCGCCCCCCCTTTGCAATAAGTATCTCGGCAAAGGGAGTGTCGAGGTCTGTAAGCACCTCTCCGGTCTCGGCATCCTTTACAACCGTGCCCACAGGAACCCTGATAATCAGGTCCTTACCGTCACTGCCGTGCTTCTTCTTGCCCATTCCGTGCTGCCCGCGTTCTGCCCGGTATGTTTTTCTGTACACATGGTCAAGCAGGGTATATAGCTGGGGGTCTGTCCTTATAATTATGTGTCCGCCCCTGCCTCCATCGCCTCCGTCAGGCCCTCCCTTTGGGATAAATTTCTCCCTCCTGAAGCTGACGCATCCCCTGCCGCCGTCACCGGCCTTGATATCTATTTTTACATAATCAATAAACTTCACTTTTAAATGCCCCCTAATACCCCTTTACTAAAGGGGTATTTATAAATATCCCCTATGCTGACATGGGGATATAAGGTTTTTTCCTTGAAAACGGAAATAACAATAACGGTTTAACAAACTCTGTTTTTTTTCTTTGTTCAATGGAATTATATACAATCAGAAGGGGGCGGATGGTTAAGACCATGCAGGACAGGGTTTCAATCTGATAACGCTTTTGGAGATGAGCCTCAAAAAATATTATCAGAGAAGATTGGGAAAAGGGTCTCGCAGGGACAAGAGACCCTGAATTTCTTTAACTGACTGCCTCTGAGGGGTATACGCTTATCTTCATCTTTGTCCGGCCTTTTCTTTCAAACTTCACTACCCCGTCAATCAGGGAATACAGCGTGTCATCTCTACCCTTTTTGACGTTAAAACCCGGGTGGAATTTAGTGCCCCTCTGCCTGACAAGAATATTTCCCGCCTTTACAACCTCACTGCCGTATCTCTTTACACCGAGACGCTGTGATTCACTGTCTCTGCCGTTTCTTGAACTGCCAACACCCTTTTTATGAGCCATTTCTATCCTCCGTAGACTATATCATCTATCTTTATCTTTGTGAAAAACTGCCTGTGTCCCCTGAGTCTCTTGTAACCCTTACGTGGTTTCATCTTGAATACAATGACTTTCTTGTTCTTTGCTGTCTCAACAACTGAGGCCTTGACCGTAGCCCCTTCTATATACGGAGTTCCTGTGACCATCGTTCCCTCTTTTGATAAAAAAAGAACCCTGTCAATGCTGAGTGGATCTCCGGGGTTTGCATCAATCCTGTCAACGTTAAGCACCTGTCCTGCTGATACCCTGTATTGTTTACCGCCTGTTTCTATAATAGCGTACATAACGAAAGTCCTCCTGTTCGGCAATTTAAATCCGTTCCAATCCGGTCATGTAACAACAGTCCGTATGCAGACTGCGTGCATATATCTTAATCTGAACATATATTTAACCCTAAGCAGGGATAAAAAGTCAAATTATTTACAATAATGAGTCGATGTATTCCTTAAGAACCTCTCTGTCCCTGTCTGCAAGAGAAACGAATTCAATACCTATTCTGTAAGGAGCATCAACAATTTCAGGTTCAAACAGGCTTGCCACCCTTCCCTTGACGGAGACCTCTTTGCCGCCATCTGATTTGGTGAGTGTCATGAGGAATTCCGAATCTATTTTAAGGGGGGTTTCCGACTCGATGAGCATGCCGGAGAGGCTGATCTTTCTCACTGTAAAATTATGAGGGCATTGAATGTGTGCGTCACCGGGCTTCAGGTTAAACCGGCCGAGTATACGTTTTTCCAGAGTGAGGATGCGGTTTTTCTCAATAAATTTGAGCAAAGTCAGGGTCTTTTCACTCAGAACATCTTCAAATTTAATGCCGGCCCTATAGATGGGGACAACTTCACCTGCAGGTGATACTATGGTCTTGTAAAGTTTTGACCATACCACCTGCCCCTTCAGGTTAAGAATTTCACCTTTATGGTTTGCCTTGATCGTATATTCCTTATTAACCGAGATCATATGGTTTGCCTCAACAGCCATCCCGTCAAGGCTCATATTGAGTATTTTGACGTTAAGGACAAAGGTGAGGCACCCCTCGACACCATCAACATCATATCTCTTGTTTCCCCTTCTTTCTTCATAACCGTCAGTCATAATTTTATTAGGCCCTCATATTTTCTTTGCAGTTACTCCATAACTCCAACACTCCTTTACTCCAAAATTATTTACTCGATCTTTTATTTAACGATAATCCCCGCATACCCAACAACATAATCGTAATCACCGCTTACCTCTGCTGAAGTTGCGTATTTTACGAGTTCTGATGTGCCAGCACCAAGCTCGATGGCAGCATAGAGCATGGTTGTTACGGGTAAATACCCGCACATGGATATCCCCTTGGACAAAACCGTTCTGTAAAGACCTTCAGGATCAAGGGAGAGTATATGTTCGATGGCAAGGCTGTCGAGGGCTTTCGCCTGCGAGTCTGAAACATAGTGGCTCATGTCGGAGCTTGCAACGATTGTGACAGGGTAATCAATCCCCTTTATGGCCTTTGCAATGGATTTTCCGGCTGCTTTGCACTCCTCGAGAGAGGACTGCATAAAGATTATGGGCACAATCTTTACATTTGTGCTGAAGTATGCTATGAAAGGCAGCTGGACCTCAATTGAATGTTCAAACATGTGAGCCCTTGTATCCTTGCTGATGACTTCCGGTGCATTTTTGTAGATACGGTGTGCAAGCAGCTCGTCAATACTGAAGTTACCTGTTGGTATTTCCCATATGCCTGATGGCATGAGGGAGACTTTTTCACCAAGGCCCGTATGGTTTGGCCCAAGGAGAACAAAGGTATCAGGAAGTTGAATCCTTGAATAGACTGCACCGGCAACATGGCCCGAATATATAAGGCCTGCATGTGGGCAGACAGCGCCGATAACAGGCTCACGGGGGGTGTCAATGATATATTGTGAGACCTGCTCTGTAAGACCCTCCGGTGTTCCCGGATAAAACTGTCCTGCAACAGCGGGTTTCCTGATCATCAAAACACCTCTTCTTCCTCTTCATAGGGTGCATTTGCAAAATCAGCAAATCTGGTGGATTGAGAAAGATAGGTAAGCTTTACAGTTGCAGTCGGACCATTACGCTGTTTGGCTATAATAATCTCAGCCGTGCCCTTGTTGGAATTGTTATTTTTGGAGTATACCTCGTCACGATAAAGGAAGATTATTACATCAGCGTCCTGCTCAATAGCCCCGGACTCTCTGAGATCCGCAAGGCTCGGCCTTTTGTCCTGCCTCAGCTCAACCCCCCTGTTCAACTGGCTGAGGGCGATAACAGGCAGGTCCAGCTCCTTTGCAAGGGCCTTCAGCGACCGGGATATCTCTGATATCTCCTGTTCCCTGCGCTCAAAATTGCCCCTGCCCCTCATGAGCTGCAGGTAGTCGACAACCACCATGCTGAGGCCGTGTTCCATCTTGAGTCTCCTTGCCTTGGCCCGCATTTCAAGTACCGAGGTGTTGGAGGCATCATCAATAAAGATCGGGGCCTCAGCGAGTTTTCCGGCTGCTGATGTTAACTTATGCCAGTCCTCCTTGCGTATAAAACCCTTCCTG
Coding sequences within it:
- the rplU gene encoding 50S ribosomal protein L21, with the protein product MYAIIETGGKQYRVSAGQVLNVDRIDANPGDPLSIDRVLFLSKEGTMVTGTPYIEGATVKASVVETAKNKKVIVFKMKPRKGYKRLRGHRQFFTKIKIDDIVYGG
- the rpmA gene encoding 50S ribosomal protein L27, yielding MAHKKGVGSSRNGRDSESQRLGVKRYGSEVVKAGNILVRQRGTKFHPGFNVKKGRDDTLYSLIDGVVKFERKGRTKMKISVYPSEAVS
- the obgE gene encoding GTPase ObgE, whose amino-acid sequence is MKFIDYVKIDIKAGDGGRGCVSFRREKFIPKGGPDGGDGGRGGHIIIRTDPQLYTLLDHVYRKTYRAERGQHGMGKKKHGSDGKDLIIRVPVGTVVKDAETGEVLTDLDTPFAEILIAKGGRGGLGNAHFATSTRQAPRFAQPGEPGEERKIVLELKLLADVGLIGLPNAGKSTLIAAISSARPKIADYPFTTLKPNLGVVKTGNFQSFVVADIPGLIEGAHRGAGLGFQFLRHVERTKLLVHLVDVSEMTAGDPVDNLLKVNRELELYSKELSLRPQIVVATKTDIALKERVKILREYCKMKDIPYFEISAMTARGVKELVSHLALEVKKLREQEKK
- the amrB gene encoding AmmeMemoRadiSam system protein B, with amino-acid sequence MIRKPAVAGQFYPGTPEGLTEQVSQYIIDTPREPVIGAVCPHAGLIYSGHVAGAVYSRIQLPDTFVLLGPNHTGLGEKVSLMPSGIWEIPTGNFSIDELLAHRIYKNAPEVISKDTRAHMFEHSIEVQLPFIAYFSTNVKIVPIIFMQSSLEECKAAGKSIAKAIKGIDYPVTIVASSDMSHYVSDSQAKALDSLAIEHILSLDPEGLYRTVLSKGISMCGYLPVTTMLYAAIELGAGTSELVKYATSAEVSGDYDYVVGYAGIIVK
- a CDS encoding PilZ domain-containing protein — translated: MTDGYEERRGNKRYDVDGVEGCLTFVLNVKILNMSLDGMAVEANHMISVNKEYTIKANHKGEILNLKGQVVWSKLYKTIVSPAGEVVPIYRAGIKFEDVLSEKTLTLLKFIEKNRILTLEKRILGRFNLKPGDAHIQCPHNFTVRKISLSGMLIESETPLKIDSEFLMTLTKSDGGKEVSVKGRVASLFEPEIVDAPYRIGIEFVSLADRDREVLKEYIDSLL